In the genome of Methanobrevibacter ruminantium, one region contains:
- a CDS encoding adhesin, translating into MIPDNNKSKLILLLVIILAIAIVFFGYAISVNNSSSSDNGVIAKGDNAININQSYPDGPTAEAKIDTSNVNSVLLGENDLGSVELLGPFGNTDSDIKIAYSIGMHPLESKAHKALFDIVNSKSSSLNYRYYIYKINVTNYDTDDEGRMDGQLLAQEFVAPHIISNDYDLFVDVHSNNGMISGTYEETNFVFAVGHDEKSEAFVNKILNKMPELVYYFPSAQSSPPYITLPTEQAGIPTVNYET; encoded by the coding sequence ATGATTCCAGATAACAATAAATCAAAATTGATACTTCTTTTAGTGATTATATTAGCGATAGCTATTGTTTTTTTCGGATATGCAATATCTGTCAATAATTCAAGCAGTTCTGATAATGGTGTTATTGCCAAGGGAGATAATGCTATCAATATTAATCAATCTTATCCTGATGGGCCAACAGCTGAAGCGAAAATCGACACTTCAAATGTAAACTCTGTGTTGCTTGGTGAAAATGATTTGGGGTCTGTAGAATTGTTAGGTCCTTTTGGAAACACTGATTCAGACATTAAAATAGCTTATTCAATTGGTATGCATCCATTGGAAAGCAAGGCTCATAAAGCTTTATTTGATATTGTAAATTCTAAAAGCAGTTCTTTAAATTATCGTTATTATATCTACAAAATCAATGTAACAAATTATGATACTGATGATGAAGGCAGAATGGATGGTCAGTTGCTTGCTCAGGAGTTTGTAGCTCCTCATATAATCAGCAATGATTATGACCTTTTTGTAGATGTTCACAGTAATAATGGGATGATTTCAGGAACTTATGAAGAGACTAATTTTGTCTTTGCAGTAGGTCATGATGAAAAGTCAGAAGCCTTTGTAAATAAGATCTTAAATAAAATGCCAGAGTTGGTTTACTATTTCCCAAGCGCACAGTCAAGTCCACCTTATATCACATTGCCTACAGAGCAAGCGGGAATCCCGACTGTGAACTATGAAAC